The window ACTCCACCAAAATCTACCTGCCACCAAGGTTCTCCATTCATATATATTCCATTAAGAATATGCGGAATTATTGTTCCAACCTGCAGCGCCGGAATAGTTGTTGCTATACCAAAACCTATTCCCGGACCCAACCGAACCGGCGTAGCCATAAGTGTAGTTATCGTATCATAAGAAGCAAATCTATTCGAATTATTCGACGGAATAAACGCAAGTTGATTTTCTGACACCCACCCTTCCGTGGAACCGAATAAACATTTCCACCAATTCTGTCCTTTTGCAAAGACGCCGTTAAGTGAATGCGAAACGACGGTGCCAACTTGCACACCCGGATATGAGCTTACAATTCCGTAATTAGTTCCCGGACCTAAATGTGCAGCAGTCGAAGCAATCGTCATAACCGTTGCGCTTGAATAAAATGTACTAGTTTTACTCATCGGTAATACATTCACCATAACCAATCCATTAGCTACATATCGTTCCGAACTATCTGACGGATAATTTACTACCCCTAATCCTTTAACCCAAAGGGTTGAAGAACCGCCTCCGTCTTGATTAACCGCAAACTGTGCTCCGAGCGAATCTCGACAGAAATAACCGAGTTGATCATAGGTCATCCCAACACTATTACTCGTTCTACCATCAACGACAACAAAATAAATATATGTTGAATTAAACGCAACTGCAGTTCTCGGATGGACATCAATGTTACCAGCCCAATCCGCTGACGGAACCTGACTGCTTACCACACAATATACGCCTCCACCAATACCTGCATAAGCTTTCCCCCAATCTTGATCAGCAGGTAATGGATATTGTCTAGTAGTCGGAGTTCCATAATCTTTAACATGCATATAGACCCGCACTTCCTGACCAACCGTACATTGGCTTAGCAGCGTGGTTTTATTTCCATGTCC is drawn from bacterium and contains these coding sequences:
- a CDS encoding phosphodiester glycosidase family protein; protein product: MRKNFIILGTILGLFSILSSMVFANWIPIAPGIEYSSLTIAGPNRIFITRLSRASTNCIIDSVTACGRLNKTGLPYNGRESVSLMANRYDDTINYWGEGTVNYWGNRSQVVAAINGDFYNYSAGTAFGGTIEGGWFAKRYIEYGGSGFVWKLNRTCFLGGDVRNGDVPNVFPQLVAFAQSTATITRLNWTRGTNDLVLYTPLYGPHTYTDNSGVEVVVKMDRPNLPFPQGTSYARGNVVQVRKFLGSTPIPFDSVVFSGHGNKTTLLSQCTVGQEVRVYMHVKDYGTPTTRQYPLPADQDWGKAYAGIGGGVYCVVSSQVPSADWAGNIDVHPRTAVAFNSTYIYFVVVDGRTSNSVGMTYDQLGYFCRDSLGAQFAVNQDGGGSSTLWVKGLGVVNYPSDSSERYVANGLVMVNVLPMSKTSTFYSSATVMTIASTAAHLGPGTNYGIVSSYPGVQVGTVVSHSLNGVFAKGQNWWKCLFGSTEGWVSENQLAFIPSNNSNRFASYDTITTLMATPVRLGPGIGFGIATTIPALQVGTIIPHILNGIYMNGEPWWQVDFGGVQGWVNELSIPIKLVDFEAVIEPDNKQNWQ